In Bactrocera oleae isolate idBacOlea1 chromosome 5, idBacOlea1, whole genome shotgun sequence, a genomic segment contains:
- the LOC106623479 gene encoding kallikrein-6 isoform X2, with protein MTTLLQLLPILCCITSFLLLAQNVQSLRNNCTSDDEPIYQQPSKKFNYPLSLLNSSLDDKNYTMLISGGYKFKRLKLYRHIVSIRTTRATAYFGDNHICAGSIISSNLILTAAHCVIDRRKIITRTQRLLVVAGAPNRLVRHKKTLEMKVLQVVPHKKYVPEGAHDIALLRLASSFPDDNDLIKVIPLKDEIIPNGTECRIIGWGQLFYRGPYAAAPLTAVITVYSYDYCQKFYPDVFDETMICGGKADTWDVDTCRGDAGGPLICGDFVAAVVSWSSYCGEIHKPTVFISVYHHLAWIQMTGGTKIVKAIKSLDIFLYILCMHIYF; from the exons ATGACTACATTACTACAACTCTTGCCTATTCTCTGTTGTATTACATCATTTTTGCTACTCGCGCAAAATGTGCAAAGCCTTAGAAACAACTGCACGAGTGACGATGAGCCCATTTATCAGCAGCCAAGTAAAAAGTTCAATTACCCTTTAAGTCTATTAAATTCATCGCTGGATGACAAAAACTATACAATGCTTATTTCTGGCGGATATAAGTTCAAAAGACTTAAACTTTACAGGCACATAGTATCCATACGCACCACTCGAGCCACCGCGTACTTCGGAGATAATCACATTTGTGCGGGCTCAATCATATCCAGCAATTTAATATTAACCGCGGCGCATTGTGTTATTGA TCGTCGTAAAATTATTACGCGCACGCAACGTCTTCTCGTGGTTGCTGGAGCGCCGAATCGTTTAGTTAGGCACAAAAAAACGCTTGAAATGAAAGTGCTCCAAGTGGTGCCTCATAAAAAGTATGTACCAGAAGGTGCTCACGATATAGCATTATTGCGTCTCGCTAGCAGCTTTCCCGACGACAATGACTTGATCAAAGTAATACCCCTCAAGGATGAAATTATACCAAACGGAACAGAGTGCCGCATCATTGGTTGGGGTCAATTGTTTTAT CGCGGTCCCTACGCGGCTGCACCACTAACTGCCGTTATAACGGTTTATTCGTATGATTATTGCCAAAAATTTTATCCAGATGTATTTGATGAGACGATGATATGTGGCGGCAAGGCAGACACATGGGATGTGGACACATGTCGTGGCGACGCAGGTGGTCCACTAATTTGTGGCGATTTTGTGGCCGCTGTTGTATCTTGGAGTTCATACTGTGGTGAAATCCACAAACCAACTGTTTTTATCAGTGTATATCATCATCTCGCTTGGATCCAAATGACAGGCGGTACAAAAATAGTAAAAGCAATTAAATCGctggatatatttttatatatcctatgcatgcatatatatttttga
- the LOC106623479 gene encoding kallikrein-6 isoform X1, translating into MTTLLQLLPILCCITSFLLLAQNVQSLRNNCTSDDEPIYQQPSKKFNYPLSLLNSSLDDKNYTMLISGGYKFKRLKLYRHIVSIRTTRATAYFGDNHICAGSIISSNLILTAAHCVIDRRKIITRTQRLLVVAGAPNRLVRHKKTLEMKVLQVVPHKKYVPEGAHDIALLRLASSFPDDNDLIKVIPLKDEIIPNGTECRIIGWGQLFYSILFLQRGPYAAAPLTAVITVYSYDYCQKFYPDVFDETMICGGKADTWDVDTCRGDAGGPLICGDFVAAVVSWSSYCGEIHKPTVFISVYHHLAWIQMTGGTKIVKAIKSLDIFLYILCMHIYF; encoded by the exons ATGACTACATTACTACAACTCTTGCCTATTCTCTGTTGTATTACATCATTTTTGCTACTCGCGCAAAATGTGCAAAGCCTTAGAAACAACTGCACGAGTGACGATGAGCCCATTTATCAGCAGCCAAGTAAAAAGTTCAATTACCCTTTAAGTCTATTAAATTCATCGCTGGATGACAAAAACTATACAATGCTTATTTCTGGCGGATATAAGTTCAAAAGACTTAAACTTTACAGGCACATAGTATCCATACGCACCACTCGAGCCACCGCGTACTTCGGAGATAATCACATTTGTGCGGGCTCAATCATATCCAGCAATTTAATATTAACCGCGGCGCATTGTGTTATTGA TCGTCGTAAAATTATTACGCGCACGCAACGTCTTCTCGTGGTTGCTGGAGCGCCGAATCGTTTAGTTAGGCACAAAAAAACGCTTGAAATGAAAGTGCTCCAAGTGGTGCCTCATAAAAAGTATGTACCAGAAGGTGCTCACGATATAGCATTATTGCGTCTCGCTAGCAGCTTTCCCGACGACAATGACTTGATCAAAGTAATACCCCTCAAGGATGAAATTATACCAAACGGAACAGAGTGCCGCATCATTGGTTGGGGTCAATTGTTTTAT TCTATTTTATTCCTACAGCGCGGTCCCTACGCGGCTGCACCACTAACTGCCGTTATAACGGTTTATTCGTATGATTATTGCCAAAAATTTTATCCAGATGTATTTGATGAGACGATGATATGTGGCGGCAAGGCAGACACATGGGATGTGGACACATGTCGTGGCGACGCAGGTGGTCCACTAATTTGTGGCGATTTTGTGGCCGCTGTTGTATCTTGGAGTTCATACTGTGGTGAAATCCACAAACCAACTGTTTTTATCAGTGTATATCATCATCTCGCTTGGATCCAAATGACAGGCGGTACAAAAATAGTAAAAGCAATTAAATCGctggatatatttttatatatcctatgcatgcatatatatttttga